From one Nothobranchius furzeri strain GRZ-AD chromosome 2, NfurGRZ-RIMD1, whole genome shotgun sequence genomic stretch:
- the nhsl1b gene encoding NHS-like protein 1 isoform X3, with amino-acid sequence MRGDRRSASFHKERPAGLSRALSWLSMTNLSHQRRRIFRSQNELHVVHNRHTHSLLRSYHHAAHKSEDEDDDNWVYRPQHKIAVSNLDEESKWTVHYTAPWHQQENVFLPGSRPPCVEDLHRQAKVNLKTALRECDKLRKDGFRSSQYYSQGPTFSDPKQSTSSLQDDEEDENDNKSSASSMDDDKSQLSMRSQTPQGGGEVGDTSEVDGQVVWAKVALLPTPEEKMRRAAQAVPTDVVPINVTGAVFDRQASIRRSLINTDTVSRRPKKVKRRKTITGLPDNINQELAKARGGELRPQSMFIPGQYSTLGRVGSVNSTLRHSDVSCQTEEVKVVPPSVRRIRAQRGQGIAAQMAGLSASSSTGTISISSCDSSGVLMLPQFNGDPSRFHSLPRQGARVSLSADPIYTSTPIKSEDQPQRQIGKLQVDNTVVHMRNAPRTNLLPRPKSQEVRGTQSNEWGDSTACVVSPHAAYSTSYIPNATLSCSTEVMTLNMSSQLLQSSVSAHSTARPPSVASSTSTNHLTSSPTAFSHSSTCPALATSTPKHAPQEGGPTGSGPASESGHSDSSLHSHSTLAPTPPSCPPEEQWIYDAPENIVASHRTLTSSCSTPINQLYSSLDHSSRTTTDSSSLYSQDNDGYYTSMHLDSGLRSRSHGSGHGVAAGRATRHSMYECRELANQEDSGSLYSDRSLSRSISLRKTKKPPPPPARTDSLRRKPATKKPLGGVSALGGARDPNSSTLNETLIASLQQSLQMGLRGGKGKGASPSSPSNSPSSDYDDPWVLRARSQSSISVCSSAASLAANGGVSSVYSLCHVTPAHSDTSSLRSDYADSWGYYTDYPRNHGDQNVQTPTHGAENVAAGGHPGTLQNGGEIHTNQAQGAPDQEGGGSGKVKPTSSSPDRVHRLTSPSSGYSSQSNTPTAGTPVPAFIRSMSPSGSRHRPKVPERKSSLLSSVSVSSSSTSLSSNTSDSLKSSGPPPPVLLTSSAPNTPLSPPPPFPPPLPPSCAADPPSPPPLPPPLINTPEGSSLGPLLACSTSSEFPPPPSPDMLIHTSSSFNGSFSPPSPPPPPLSSMGPPPPPPLPLLIPTSFSPKKATKVAPKPDLSDSPTKPLKPLITPFALQSVQLRSVRRPEKEISDESENIQAQETLRSVDPHAKESSYTLTLLNGSSEDDLRKSSPSPVSKLLEELSLDCSVIDETPDGAVIYSKTEDQRFCVLNAKQDEEESLSSLPRSCESSPVKQKPPAVSKKPQLSFAPPFNPQPVDEHAPPRYEGSPTTEDQVDAVQRQTAEEEVEDTPESSELSADERETFVDFQESCVSAPSQETSPDHKLYPNGDVYEEEEEDGLSSTTGSISSKEDETGEVFELAESSPVPSANGDAMVTPTPNQPRTTEDLFAAIHRSKRKVLGRRESEEDKPRSGTHPPSPPSLSPGTVSSLQRQASNIQRNLRKSSTSSDSFKALLLKKGSRSETSFRMSAAEMLRSTDPRCQRTRSESSLDPPASPSSPLTPHSPSMSSGRGKRATEMEWNRYDTFTLYSPTSSPYSMGGSKYGRSRTPPSAASSKYNARSRILSSPMTVICEREGELAEGEYGDAADGPSGPTVQNLSVLSDANGT; translated from the exons AATGTGATAAGTTGAGGAAGGATGGTTTCCGGAGCTCTCAGTACTACTCTCAGGGTCCGACCTTCTCTGACCCCAAACAGTCCACCAGCAGCCTGCAGGACGATGAGGAGGATGAAAACGACAACAAG tcGTCCGCTTCATCCATGGATGACGACAAGTCGCAGCTCTCCATGAGGTCCCAGACACCACAGGGAGGAGGTGAAGTAGGGGACACGTCAGAGGTTGATGGACAGGTGGTATGGGCAAAGGTCGCTCTCCTCCCGACCCCAGAGGAGAAGATGAGGCGAGCTGCTCAAGCTGTGCCCACAGATGTCGTCCCCATCAACGTCACAG GGGCAGTGTTTGACCGCCAGGCAAGCATCCGGCGCTCCCTCATTAACACTGACACCGTGTCTCGCCGGCCCAAGAAGGTCAAACGCAGAAAGACAATTACAGGGCTGCCTGACAACATCAACCAGGAGCTAG CCAAAGCGCGAGGAGGAGAGCTTCGGCCACAGTCCATGTTCATCCCCGGGCAGTACTCTACTCTGGGCCGAGTTGGGAGCGTGAACTCAACACTCCGACATTCTGACGTGAGCTGCCAGACGGAGGAGGTGAAGGTCGTTCCTCCGTCTGTGAGAAGGATTCGAGCACAGAGGGGGCAGGGGATCGCCGCTCAGATGGCCGGGTTATCTGCTTCCTCCTCAACGGGAACGATCTCCATCTCCAGCTGTGACAGCTCTGGTGTCCTGATGCTGCCGCAGTTCAACGGAGACCCTTCTCGTTTTCACAGTCTGCCCCGACAGGGCGCCAGGGTGTCCCTCAGCGCTGATCCCATCTATACCAGCACACCCATCAAGTCAGAGGATCAGCCTCAGAGGCAGATTGGGAAGCTTCAGGTAGACAACACGGTGGTGCACATGAGGAACGCTCCAAGGACAAACTTGTTGCCCAGACCGAAGTCTCAGGAGGTGAGGGGGACCCAGTCCAATGAGTGGGGTGACAGTACAGCATGCGTGGTGTCCCCTCATGCTGCGTATTCCACTTCTTACATTCCCAACGCCACCCTCTCCTGCTCCACCGAGGTCATGACTCTGAACATGTCCAGTCAATTACTTCAGTCATCTGTCTCGGCTCACAGTACAGCCCGACCACCCAGCGTGGCCTCCTCCACCAGCACCAACCACCTGACCTCCAGCCCAACTGCTTTTTCCCACAGTTCCACCTGCCCAGCTTTGGCTACTTCAACCCCTAAACACGCACCTCAGGAGGGGGGGCCGACAGGATCAGGGCCCGCTAGCGAGTCTGGTCACTCAGACAGCAGCCTCCACAGCCACAGCACCCTGGCCCCCACCCCTCCATCCTGTCCACCAGAGGAACAGTGGATCTATGACGCACCAGAGAACATTGTGGCTTCACACCGCACTCTGACCTCCAGCTGCTCCACTCCCATCAACCAGCTCTATAGCAGCCTGGACCACTCCTCCAGGACCACAACCGACTCCAGCTCCCTCTACTCCCAGGACAATGATGGCTACTACACCTCCATGCACTTGGACTCTGGCCTGCGCTCTCGGAGTCATGGTAGCGGACATGGGGTAGCAGCTGGACGGGCCACTAGACACAGCATGTATGAGTGCCGTGAGCTGGCCAACCAGGAGGACTCTGGAAGCCTCTACAGCGACCGCTCTCTGTCCCGCAGCATCTCCCTTCGCAAGActaagaagccgcctcctcccccAGCTCGCACAGATTCTCTCAGACGCAAACCTGCTACGAAGAAGCCACTCGGAGGCGTCAGCGCCCTCGGCGGCGCCCGGGATCCAAACAGCAGCACACTGAATGAAACTCTTATTGCCAGCTTGCAGCAGAGCTTACAGATGGGGCTGAGAGGAGGCAAGGGAAAAGGCGCTTCACCATCTTCACCTTCCAACAGTCCAAGCAGCGACTACGACGACCCCTGGGTTCTGCGTGCACGCAGCCAAAGCAGCATCAGTGTGTGCAGCTCTGCGGCGTCACTCGCAGCCAACGGCGGCGTTTCTAGTGTGTACTCGTTATGCCATGTGACTCCAGCCCACAGCGACACCAGCAGCCTGCGCTCCGACTACGCCGACTCCTGGGGCTACTACACAGACTACCCCCGTAACCACGGAGACCAGAATGTGCAGACTCCAACCCACGGTGCAGAAAACGTGGCGGCTGGGGGTCATCCAGGAACGTTACAGAATGGAGGAGAGATTCACACCAATCAGGCTCAGGGAGCCCCAGACCAGGAGGGAGGGGGGTCGGGGAAGGTCAAACCTACGAGCTCCTCACCAGACAGGGTGCACAGGCTCACCTCCCCATCCAGTGGCTACTCCAGCCAGTCCAACACCCCCACAGCTGGAACCCCCGTCCCTGCCTTCATCAGGTCCATGTCCCCCTCGGGCAGCCGGCACAGACCCAAAGTGCCAGAGAGGaagtcttctctcctctcctcggtTTCTGTCTCCTCATCCTCTACTTCTCTTTCCTCCAACACTTCAGACTCACTGAAGAGCTCTGGTCCTCCTCCACCCGTGCTGCTCACTTCCTCAGCTCCCAACACCCCTCTCAGCCCACCCCCACCCTTCCCTCCGCCTCTGCCACCAAGTTGTGCTGCAGATCCCCCCTCTCCGCCACCACTTCCTCCCCCGCTCATAAACACCCCTGAGGGTTCCTCCCTGGGCCCCCTCCTCGCTTGCTCCACCTCCTCAGAATTCCCCCCTCCTCCTTCCCCAGACATGCTGATCCACACCAGTTCTTCCTTCAATGGGAGCTTCAGTccgccctctcctcctcctcctcctctctcctccatgggcccacctccacctcctcccctGCCTCTTCTCATCCCAACATCCTTCTCCCCTAAGAAGGCGACGAAGGTTGCTCCTAAACCGGATCTGTCAGACAGCCCCACAAAGCCACTTAAGCCCCTGATTACTCCGTTTGCCCTGCAGAGTGTTCAGCTCCGTTCGGTCAGACGACCAGAAAAGGAGATCAGTGACGAATCAGAAAACATCCAAGCTCAGGAAACCCTTCGTAGTGTGGATCCCCACGCCAAAGAGTCATCCTACACCCTGACTCTGTTGAACGGCTCTTCAGAGGATGATTTACGTAAATCCTCACCGTCCCCTGTGTCAAAACTTCTGGAGGAGTTGTCCCTGGACTGCAGTGTCATAGACGAAACACCAGATGGTGCTGTCATCTACAGCAAAACGGAGGACCAGAGATTCTGTGTTTTAAATGCAAAACAAGATGAGGAGGAATCTCTGTCCAGTCTTCCTCGGAGCTGTGAAAGCTCTCCCGTCAAACAGAAACCTCCAGCTGTCTCCAAAAAACCCCAACTGTCTTTTGCCCCACCGTTTAACCCCCAACCAGTCGACGAACATGCCCCACCTCGGTATGAGGGCAGTCCAACGACAGAAGACCAAGTGGACGCAGTGCAGAGACAAACGGCGGAGGAGGAAGTGGAGGACACTCCAGAGAGTTCAGAGCTGTCGGCTGATGAGAGAGAGACATTTGTTGACTTTCAGGAGTCCTGTGTCAGTGCTCCAAGCCAGGAGACAAGTCCTGACCACAAACTTTATCCTAATGGAGATGtttatgaggaggaggaggaagatggatTGAGCAGCACCACAGGGTCCATCAGCTCCAAGGAGGACGAGACAG GTGAAGTTTTTGAATTAGCTGAATCGTCTCCGGTCCCATCAGCCAACGGGGACGCCATGGTGACCCCAACACCAAACCAGCCCCGAACCACCGAGGACCTCTTTGCCGCCATTCACAG GTCAAAGCGAAAGGTTCTGGGTCGTAGGGAGTCTGAAGAAGACAAGCCCCGTTCTGGGACCCATCCTCCGTCCCCCCCTTCTTTGTCCCCGGGGACGGTGTCCTCCCTGCAGCGTCAGGCTAGCAACATCCAGAGAAACCTCCGCAAATCTTCCACCAGCAGTGACTCCTTCAAGGCCCTGCTCCTGAAAAAGGGGAGCCGCTCTGAGACCAGCTTCAGGATGTCCGCCGCTGAGATGCTTCGCTCCACCGACCCACGCTGCCAGCGGACGCGCTCTGAGAGCTCGTTAGACCCTCCTGCTTCACCATCCTCGCCGCTCACCCCACACAGCCCCTCTATGTCTTCCGGCCGTGGCAAGAGGGCAACAGAAATGGAATGGAACCGCTATGACACCTTCACGCTGTATTCACCAACCTCATCGCCCTATTCCATGGGCGGGTCAAAGTATGGACGTTCACGCACGCCGCCCTCTGCTGCCAGCAGCAAATATAACGCTCGGAGCCGAATCCTCAGCAGCCCAATGACTGTGATCTGTGAGCGGGAGGGGGAGCTGGCTGAGGGCGAGTACGGAGATGCGGCTGATGGTCCATCTGGACCGACAGTCCAGAATCTGTCTGTGCTCAGTGACGCCAACGGCACTTGA
- the nhsl1b gene encoding NHS-like protein 1 isoform X5, which yields MRWHQRHRREKTEPHRRRNGLKGVSVWRETITSVSNLDEESKWTVHYTAPWHQQENVFLPGSRPPCVEDLHRQAKVNLKTALRECDKLRKDGFRSSQYYSQGPTFSDPKQSTSSLQDDEEDENDNKSSASSMDDDKSQLSMRSQTPQGGGEVGDTSEVDGQVVWAKVALLPTPEEKMRRAAQAVPTDVVPINVTGAVFDRQASIRRSLINTDTVSRRPKKVKRRKTITGLPDNINQELAKARGGELRPQSMFIPGQYSTLGRVGSVNSTLRHSDVSCQTEEVKVVPPSVRRIRAQRGQGIAAQMAGLSASSSTGTISISSCDSSGVLMLPQFNGDPSRFHSLPRQGARVSLSADPIYTSTPIKSEDQPQRQIGKLQVDNTVVHMRNAPRTNLLPRPKSQEVRGTQSNEWGDSTACVVSPHAAYSTSYIPNATLSCSTEVMTLNMSSQLLQSSVSAHSTARPPSVASSTSTNHLTSSPTAFSHSSTCPALATSTPKHAPQEGGPTGSGPASESGHSDSSLHSHSTLAPTPPSCPPEEQWIYDAPENIVASHRTLTSSCSTPINQLYSSLDHSSRTTTDSSSLYSQDNDGYYTSMHLDSGLRSRSHGSGHGVAAGRATRHSMYECRELANQEDSGSLYSDRSLSRSISLRKTKKPPPPPARTDSLRRKPATKKPLGGVSALGGARDPNSSTLNETLIASLQQSLQMGLRGGKGKGASPSSPSNSPSSDYDDPWVLRARSQSSISVCSSAASLAANGGVSSVYSLCHVTPAHSDTSSLRSDYADSWGYYTDYPRNHGDQNVQTPTHGAENVAAGGHPGTLQNGGEIHTNQAQGAPDQEGGGSGKVKPTSSSPDRVHRLTSPSSGYSSQSNTPTAGTPVPAFIRSMSPSGSRHRPKVPERKSSLLSSVSVSSSSTSLSSNTSDSLKSSGPPPPVLLTSSAPNTPLSPPPPFPPPLPPSCAADPPSPPPLPPPLINTPEGSSLGPLLACSTSSEFPPPPSPDMLIHTSSSFNGSFSPPSPPPPPLSSMGPPPPPPLPLLIPTSFSPKKATKVAPKPDLSDSPTKPLKPLITPFALQSVQLRSVRRPEKEISDESENIQAQETLRSVDPHAKESSYTLTLLNGSSEDDLRKSSPSPVSKLLEELSLDCSVIDETPDGAVIYSKTEDQRFCVLNAKQDEEESLSSLPRSCESSPVKQKPPAVSKKPQLSFAPPFNPQPVDEHAPPRYEGSPTTEDQVDAVQRQTAEEEVEDTPESSELSADERETFVDFQESCVSAPSQETSPDHKLYPNGDVYEEEEEDGLSSTTGSISSKEDETGEVFELAESSPVPSANGDAMVTPTPNQPRTTEDLFAAIHRSKRKVLGRRESEEDKPRSGTHPPSPPSLSPGTVSSLQRQASNIQRNLRKSSTSSDSFKALLLKKGSRSETSFRMSAAEMLRSTDPRCQRTRSESSLDPPASPSSPLTPHSPSMSSGRGKRATEMEWNRYDTFTLYSPTSSPYSMGGSKYGRSRTPPSAASSKYNARSRILSSPMTVICEREGELAEGEYGDAADGPSGPTVQNLSVLSDANGT from the exons AATGTGATAAGTTGAGGAAGGATGGTTTCCGGAGCTCTCAGTACTACTCTCAGGGTCCGACCTTCTCTGACCCCAAACAGTCCACCAGCAGCCTGCAGGACGATGAGGAGGATGAAAACGACAACAAG tcGTCCGCTTCATCCATGGATGACGACAAGTCGCAGCTCTCCATGAGGTCCCAGACACCACAGGGAGGAGGTGAAGTAGGGGACACGTCAGAGGTTGATGGACAGGTGGTATGGGCAAAGGTCGCTCTCCTCCCGACCCCAGAGGAGAAGATGAGGCGAGCTGCTCAAGCTGTGCCCACAGATGTCGTCCCCATCAACGTCACAG GGGCAGTGTTTGACCGCCAGGCAAGCATCCGGCGCTCCCTCATTAACACTGACACCGTGTCTCGCCGGCCCAAGAAGGTCAAACGCAGAAAGACAATTACAGGGCTGCCTGACAACATCAACCAGGAGCTAG CCAAAGCGCGAGGAGGAGAGCTTCGGCCACAGTCCATGTTCATCCCCGGGCAGTACTCTACTCTGGGCCGAGTTGGGAGCGTGAACTCAACACTCCGACATTCTGACGTGAGCTGCCAGACGGAGGAGGTGAAGGTCGTTCCTCCGTCTGTGAGAAGGATTCGAGCACAGAGGGGGCAGGGGATCGCCGCTCAGATGGCCGGGTTATCTGCTTCCTCCTCAACGGGAACGATCTCCATCTCCAGCTGTGACAGCTCTGGTGTCCTGATGCTGCCGCAGTTCAACGGAGACCCTTCTCGTTTTCACAGTCTGCCCCGACAGGGCGCCAGGGTGTCCCTCAGCGCTGATCCCATCTATACCAGCACACCCATCAAGTCAGAGGATCAGCCTCAGAGGCAGATTGGGAAGCTTCAGGTAGACAACACGGTGGTGCACATGAGGAACGCTCCAAGGACAAACTTGTTGCCCAGACCGAAGTCTCAGGAGGTGAGGGGGACCCAGTCCAATGAGTGGGGTGACAGTACAGCATGCGTGGTGTCCCCTCATGCTGCGTATTCCACTTCTTACATTCCCAACGCCACCCTCTCCTGCTCCACCGAGGTCATGACTCTGAACATGTCCAGTCAATTACTTCAGTCATCTGTCTCGGCTCACAGTACAGCCCGACCACCCAGCGTGGCCTCCTCCACCAGCACCAACCACCTGACCTCCAGCCCAACTGCTTTTTCCCACAGTTCCACCTGCCCAGCTTTGGCTACTTCAACCCCTAAACACGCACCTCAGGAGGGGGGGCCGACAGGATCAGGGCCCGCTAGCGAGTCTGGTCACTCAGACAGCAGCCTCCACAGCCACAGCACCCTGGCCCCCACCCCTCCATCCTGTCCACCAGAGGAACAGTGGATCTATGACGCACCAGAGAACATTGTGGCTTCACACCGCACTCTGACCTCCAGCTGCTCCACTCCCATCAACCAGCTCTATAGCAGCCTGGACCACTCCTCCAGGACCACAACCGACTCCAGCTCCCTCTACTCCCAGGACAATGATGGCTACTACACCTCCATGCACTTGGACTCTGGCCTGCGCTCTCGGAGTCATGGTAGCGGACATGGGGTAGCAGCTGGACGGGCCACTAGACACAGCATGTATGAGTGCCGTGAGCTGGCCAACCAGGAGGACTCTGGAAGCCTCTACAGCGACCGCTCTCTGTCCCGCAGCATCTCCCTTCGCAAGActaagaagccgcctcctcccccAGCTCGCACAGATTCTCTCAGACGCAAACCTGCTACGAAGAAGCCACTCGGAGGCGTCAGCGCCCTCGGCGGCGCCCGGGATCCAAACAGCAGCACACTGAATGAAACTCTTATTGCCAGCTTGCAGCAGAGCTTACAGATGGGGCTGAGAGGAGGCAAGGGAAAAGGCGCTTCACCATCTTCACCTTCCAACAGTCCAAGCAGCGACTACGACGACCCCTGGGTTCTGCGTGCACGCAGCCAAAGCAGCATCAGTGTGTGCAGCTCTGCGGCGTCACTCGCAGCCAACGGCGGCGTTTCTAGTGTGTACTCGTTATGCCATGTGACTCCAGCCCACAGCGACACCAGCAGCCTGCGCTCCGACTACGCCGACTCCTGGGGCTACTACACAGACTACCCCCGTAACCACGGAGACCAGAATGTGCAGACTCCAACCCACGGTGCAGAAAACGTGGCGGCTGGGGGTCATCCAGGAACGTTACAGAATGGAGGAGAGATTCACACCAATCAGGCTCAGGGAGCCCCAGACCAGGAGGGAGGGGGGTCGGGGAAGGTCAAACCTACGAGCTCCTCACCAGACAGGGTGCACAGGCTCACCTCCCCATCCAGTGGCTACTCCAGCCAGTCCAACACCCCCACAGCTGGAACCCCCGTCCCTGCCTTCATCAGGTCCATGTCCCCCTCGGGCAGCCGGCACAGACCCAAAGTGCCAGAGAGGaagtcttctctcctctcctcggtTTCTGTCTCCTCATCCTCTACTTCTCTTTCCTCCAACACTTCAGACTCACTGAAGAGCTCTGGTCCTCCTCCACCCGTGCTGCTCACTTCCTCAGCTCCCAACACCCCTCTCAGCCCACCCCCACCCTTCCCTCCGCCTCTGCCACCAAGTTGTGCTGCAGATCCCCCCTCTCCGCCACCACTTCCTCCCCCGCTCATAAACACCCCTGAGGGTTCCTCCCTGGGCCCCCTCCTCGCTTGCTCCACCTCCTCAGAATTCCCCCCTCCTCCTTCCCCAGACATGCTGATCCACACCAGTTCTTCCTTCAATGGGAGCTTCAGTccgccctctcctcctcctcctcctctctcctccatgggcccacctccacctcctcccctGCCTCTTCTCATCCCAACATCCTTCTCCCCTAAGAAGGCGACGAAGGTTGCTCCTAAACCGGATCTGTCAGACAGCCCCACAAAGCCACTTAAGCCCCTGATTACTCCGTTTGCCCTGCAGAGTGTTCAGCTCCGTTCGGTCAGACGACCAGAAAAGGAGATCAGTGACGAATCAGAAAACATCCAAGCTCAGGAAACCCTTCGTAGTGTGGATCCCCACGCCAAAGAGTCATCCTACACCCTGACTCTGTTGAACGGCTCTTCAGAGGATGATTTACGTAAATCCTCACCGTCCCCTGTGTCAAAACTTCTGGAGGAGTTGTCCCTGGACTGCAGTGTCATAGACGAAACACCAGATGGTGCTGTCATCTACAGCAAAACGGAGGACCAGAGATTCTGTGTTTTAAATGCAAAACAAGATGAGGAGGAATCTCTGTCCAGTCTTCCTCGGAGCTGTGAAAGCTCTCCCGTCAAACAGAAACCTCCAGCTGTCTCCAAAAAACCCCAACTGTCTTTTGCCCCACCGTTTAACCCCCAACCAGTCGACGAACATGCCCCACCTCGGTATGAGGGCAGTCCAACGACAGAAGACCAAGTGGACGCAGTGCAGAGACAAACGGCGGAGGAGGAAGTGGAGGACACTCCAGAGAGTTCAGAGCTGTCGGCTGATGAGAGAGAGACATTTGTTGACTTTCAGGAGTCCTGTGTCAGTGCTCCAAGCCAGGAGACAAGTCCTGACCACAAACTTTATCCTAATGGAGATGtttatgaggaggaggaggaagatggatTGAGCAGCACCACAGGGTCCATCAGCTCCAAGGAGGACGAGACAG GTGAAGTTTTTGAATTAGCTGAATCGTCTCCGGTCCCATCAGCCAACGGGGACGCCATGGTGACCCCAACACCAAACCAGCCCCGAACCACCGAGGACCTCTTTGCCGCCATTCACAG GTCAAAGCGAAAGGTTCTGGGTCGTAGGGAGTCTGAAGAAGACAAGCCCCGTTCTGGGACCCATCCTCCGTCCCCCCCTTCTTTGTCCCCGGGGACGGTGTCCTCCCTGCAGCGTCAGGCTAGCAACATCCAGAGAAACCTCCGCAAATCTTCCACCAGCAGTGACTCCTTCAAGGCCCTGCTCCTGAAAAAGGGGAGCCGCTCTGAGACCAGCTTCAGGATGTCCGCCGCTGAGATGCTTCGCTCCACCGACCCACGCTGCCAGCGGACGCGCTCTGAGAGCTCGTTAGACCCTCCTGCTTCACCATCCTCGCCGCTCACCCCACACAGCCCCTCTATGTCTTCCGGCCGTGGCAAGAGGGCAACAGAAATGGAATGGAACCGCTATGACACCTTCACGCTGTATTCACCAACCTCATCGCCCTATTCCATGGGCGGGTCAAAGTATGGACGTTCACGCACGCCGCCCTCTGCTGCCAGCAGCAAATATAACGCTCGGAGCCGAATCCTCAGCAGCCCAATGACTGTGATCTGTGAGCGGGAGGGGGAGCTGGCTGAGGGCGAGTACGGAGATGCGGCTGATGGTCCATCTGGACCGACAGTCCAGAATCTGTCTGTGCTCAGTGACGCCAACGGCACTTGA